One part of the Macaca mulatta isolate MMU2019108-1 chromosome 6, T2T-MMU8v2.0, whole genome shotgun sequence genome encodes these proteins:
- the LOC114679023 gene encoding large ribosomal subunit protein eL37-like gives MTKGTSSFGKRHNKTHTLCRRCGSKAYHLQKSTCGKCGYTAKRKRKYNWSAKAKRRNTTGTGRMRHLKIVYRRFRHGFREGTTPKPKRAAVAASSSS, from the coding sequence ATGACAAAGGGAACGTCATCGTTTGGAAAGCGTCACAATAAGACGCACACATTGTGCCGCCGCTGTGGCTCTAAGGCCTACCACCTTCAGAAGTCGACCTGTGGCAAATGTGGCTACACTGCCAAGCGCAAGAGAAAGTATAACTGGAGTGCCAAGGCTAAAAGACGAAATACCACCGGAACTGGTCGAATGAGGCACCTAAAAATTGTATACCGCAGATTCAGGCATGGATTCCGTGAAGGAACAACACCTAAACCCAAGAGGGCAGCTGTTGCAGCATCCAGTTCATCTTAA